One genomic window of Notamacropus eugenii isolate mMacEug1 chromosome 6, mMacEug1.pri_v2, whole genome shotgun sequence includes the following:
- the LOC140512006 gene encoding LOW QUALITY PROTEIN: E3 ubiquitin-protein ligase RNF168-like (The sequence of the model RefSeq protein was modified relative to this genomic sequence to represent the inferred CDS: inserted 2 bases in 1 codon) → MGSSPPAAPGMTTSPEAPLQLSECFCPICMEILVEPISLPCGHTLCHSCFQQTIEKASLYCPFCRRRVSSWARAQARQNTLINQKLWRRIEKQYLQKGGLAGWGGRIKHKDQEVDPPLRRLSAPGELRQEYEEELSKVKAERQACAEEEARISAEYINRLLAEEEEKEEEGRQKPEQEEEGKPRLELEQKENQEEGKNPRSKPEEIQTREKGKRPRYEEASGQTEDGDNLRQEEEGRQKEREDHLQMGQELAQEISTSFKTLKCVLTSLFVANSSYPAPCRSPKKTESKPNEARDIHKCMTLKSPLTSPTLQNELGTEGGKGSYKSKEVSIGKGKSTRWQGERGEDLPTLSTQACEIENIGAKTSQAAGIETCLRGESKPGTSSKNTIISHSNVAHHKLPKTKFFCSGEAVAKSSGESENECTAEMKDEGSSLLVNKEIPGRKSLELLSESPTDSDFSSKKRKISPENTPEKEERKSTFTQKLIDLELLFFERHQQEEEDRLLALQLQGEMNKEQEKLNRAKRTRDKYLLRPRVSLNSGKRRRVFSKXIQRKKLKQYFQSLSGVLHIINGHLLKSS, encoded by the exons ATGGGGAGCTCTCCTCCGGCCGCCCCTGGGATGACCACTTCCCCGGAGGCCCCGCTCCAGCTCTCTGAATGCTTCTGTCCCATCTGCATGGAGATCCTGGTGGAGCCCATAAGTCTCCCATGCGGCCACACTCTGTGCCACTCGTGCTTCCAGCAGACCATTGAAAAGGCCAGCCTGTACTGCCCCTTCTGCCGCCGCCGGGTGTCCTCGTGGGCCCGTGCCCAAGCTCGCCAGAACACGCTGATCAATCAGAAGCTATGGCGAAGGATCGAGAAGCAGTACCTCCAGAAGGGTGGGCTTGCAGGCTGGGGAGGTAGGATCAAGCACAAGGACCAGGAGGTAGATCCCCCACTACGCAGGCTCAGTGCGCCTGGGGAGCTGAGGCAGGAGTATGAGGAGGAGCTGAGCAAGGTGAAAGCGGAGAGGCAAGCATGCGCTGAAGAGGAGGCTCGTATCAGCGCAGAATACATAAACCGACTGctggcagaggaggaggagaaggaagaggaaggcagGCAAAAGCCGGaacaagaggaagaagggaagccGAGACTGGAGCTGGAGCAAAAAGAGAatcaggaggaaggaaagaatccgAGGTCAAAGCCAGAAGAAATTCAAactagggagaagggaaagaggccAAGATATGAGGAAGCCTCGGGGCAAACTGAGGATGGAGACAACCTGAggcaggaggaggaagggagacaaaaagagagggaggacCACCTGCAAATGGGTCAAGAACTGGCCCAAGAAATAAGCACCAGTTTTAAAACACTGAAATGTGTCTTGACTTCCCTTTTTGTTGCCAATTCGTCTTACCCTGCCCCTTGCAGATCACCAAAGAAAACAGAGAGCAAACCTAACGAGGCTAGAGACATTCACAAGTGCATGACACTCAAGTCCCCACTTACTTCCCCAACGCTACAGAATGAACTTGGAACCGAGGGAGGCAAGGGATCCTACAAGTCTAAGGAGGTCAGTATTGGTAAAGGAAAGAGCACCAGGTGGCAGGGGGAAAGAGGTGAAGATTTGCCAACTTTATCTACACAAGCCTGTGAAATTGAAAACATTGGTGCAAAGACTTCTCAGGCAGCTGGGATAGAAACTTGTCTTAGAGGAGAAAGTAAGCCAGGAACAAGCAGCAAGAATACAATTATAAGCCATTCTAATGTTGCACATCACAAACTGCCCAAAACTAAATTTTTCTGCTCTGGGGAAGCTGTAGCTAAGTCTTCAGGTGAATCAGAGAATGAATGCACAGCAGAGATGAAAGATGAAGGGAGTAGTCTGTTGGTGAATAaagaaattcctggaagaaaaAGTTTGGAATTGCTGTCTGAATCCCCCACTGATTCAGACTTCTCTtcgaagaaaaggaaaataagccCAGAAAACAccccagagaaagaggaaagaaaaagtaccTTTACCCAAAAactgatagatttagagctcttATTTTTTGAAAGGCATCAGCAAGAGGAAGAGGATAGATTATTGGCATTACAGCTTCAGGGAGAAATGAATAAAGAACAAGAGAAGCTAAATAGGGCAAAGAGAACCCGAGACAAATACCTCCTGCGTCCTAGAGTCTCTTTAAATTCAGGTAAAAGAAGAAGGGTTTTCagcaa aattcaaagaaaaaaactgaagcagtACTTTCAGAGCCTCTCAGGGGTTCTTCATATCATTAATGGCCATCTTTTAAAATCTAGTTGA